A single region of the Marinobacter nanhaiticus D15-8W genome encodes:
- a CDS encoding XRE family transcriptional regulator, with amino-acid sequence MNAESRENFGERLKQIEFELGGRKVLIDRTGISQSQLSRYARNEGQPTIGNVIAIANAGGYSLKWLATGKGPKKEGNEQVPEGTVVIHFYRSNQSSSGAERSTTGEKSVPILFDIDYLRDEVHVEPQACALFRARGDSMAPTIKSGDLLIIDQSVRRGDDIFVLRLNDETMLKRLQFLPTGEVKVISDSEAYDNYTLGKEQLADLQVIGRVAWHGGRC; translated from the coding sequence ATGAACGCAGAATCGCGAGAGAACTTCGGGGAACGCTTGAAACAAATTGAGTTCGAGTTGGGAGGAAGGAAGGTACTGATCGATAGGACCGGCATCTCTCAAAGCCAGCTATCCAGGTATGCCCGTAACGAGGGCCAGCCAACTATCGGAAATGTCATCGCCATCGCAAATGCTGGAGGCTACAGCCTAAAGTGGTTGGCTACCGGCAAAGGCCCAAAGAAAGAAGGAAACGAGCAAGTTCCCGAAGGGACCGTAGTAATACATTTTTATCGTAGCAATCAGTCCTCTAGTGGTGCCGAGAGATCAACGACCGGCGAGAAATCAGTTCCAATCTTGTTCGACATCGATTACCTGCGTGATGAAGTCCATGTAGAACCTCAAGCATGCGCACTTTTCAGGGCCCGCGGGGACAGCATGGCTCCCACCATCAAGAGCGGCGATTTACTAATTATCGATCAGTCAGTCCGGCGCGGCGACGACATTTTCGTGCTGCGTTTGAATGACGAGACCATGCTGAAGCGGCTGCAGTTTCTTCCTACGGGTGAAGTCAAAGTCATCAGCGATAGCGAGGCTTACGACAACTACACCCTGGGCAAAGAACAACTGGCCGACTTGCAGGTTATTGGGCGTGTTGCCTGGCATGGCGGGAGGTGCTGA
- a CDS encoding tyrosine-type recombinase/integrase produces the protein MARKLFTIRNGRWVGEFPHDPIEGWESGRRGIRRTLCKVSDLDGLDHAEKTRRLSDLYHIAHDKLRREQSGKAEARNIEKQRKKNITIRRASKLWLEEVAITNSPQTLQKYTKTISYYLQGIGDHRFRDFDRSYNIKFLKHLGTCAYQGRPMSESTKNSHLRQFEVFLRWAYDHEIIDRIWSLKKPKVPRRDMDTYTVDDLRVLKNYIQERLTEAEVDEDTRQIKHMRNMLRAYMMATHSLLRLGPIWAMRLENIDLDKRVIRVQNNPELKWVNKMNKWPLKPINEKLAAFLEADIEARDPREVYFLDNGRGYPWYADRADISKLASKMCAGAGLPKLKPFHWGMRATMITALLSEGVDPVKVQQLADHDDISTTMLYRDSRRISQEEAANRLADLL, from the coding sequence ATGGCGAGAAAGCTTTTCACCATTCGCAACGGCCGCTGGGTGGGCGAGTTTCCCCACGACCCAATAGAAGGCTGGGAGAGCGGGCGGCGCGGTATCCGCCGAACACTCTGCAAAGTCTCAGATCTGGATGGACTTGATCACGCGGAAAAGACCAGGCGGCTGTCCGATCTCTATCACATCGCGCATGACAAGCTTCGGCGGGAGCAAAGCGGGAAGGCAGAAGCGCGCAACATAGAAAAACAGCGGAAGAAGAACATCACCATCCGGAGAGCAAGCAAACTTTGGCTCGAGGAAGTCGCCATTACGAACTCGCCCCAGACCCTGCAGAAGTACACGAAAACAATCAGCTATTACCTGCAAGGTATCGGCGACCATCGTTTCCGTGATTTCGATCGCTCATACAACATCAAGTTTCTGAAGCACTTGGGCACCTGCGCTTACCAGGGCCGTCCCATGAGCGAGTCGACGAAAAATAGCCACCTGCGACAGTTTGAAGTCTTCCTTCGCTGGGCTTACGACCACGAAATTATCGACCGGATCTGGTCGCTGAAAAAACCAAAGGTGCCCAGGCGGGATATGGACACCTACACCGTCGACGACCTGCGCGTGCTGAAAAACTACATTCAGGAACGCCTGACCGAAGCGGAAGTGGATGAGGACACCCGGCAGATCAAGCATATGCGCAACATGCTGCGGGCCTACATGATGGCTACCCACTCACTACTAAGACTTGGGCCGATATGGGCTATGCGGCTAGAGAATATCGACTTGGACAAGCGAGTCATCCGGGTGCAGAACAACCCGGAACTGAAATGGGTAAACAAGATGAATAAGTGGCCGCTGAAACCCATCAACGAGAAGCTGGCCGCTTTCTTGGAAGCCGATATCGAGGCCAGAGACCCACGGGAGGTGTACTTTCTGGACAACGGGCGCGGCTATCCCTGGTACGCCGATCGCGCGGATATCTCTAAGCTCGCGTCGAAGATGTGCGCCGGCGCCGGATTGCCAAAACTGAAGCCGTTCCACTGGGGAATGAGGGCAACGATGATCACTGCCCTACTCAGTGAAGGCGTGGATCCAGTGAAGGTCCAGCAACTGGCCGACCACGACGATATATCAACCACAATGCTCTATCGAGACAGCCGGAGAATCAGCCAGGAGGAAGCCGCAAACCGGCTTGCGGACCTGCTGTAA
- a CDS encoding helix-turn-helix domain-containing protein has translation MNIEKDPLYTIDEAAEALRISKPYFKKIRDENPDIFRPIMVAGRTTFSASQLNRYLLRANPHLTACTVEIAKAASDAAGSGTGGA, from the coding sequence ATGAACATCGAAAAAGACCCTCTATACACGATAGATGAAGCCGCAGAAGCACTGCGGATCTCGAAGCCTTACTTCAAAAAAATTCGGGATGAGAACCCCGATATCTTCCGGCCGATCATGGTGGCGGGGAGAACCACCTTTTCAGCCTCTCAGCTCAACCGGTATCTACTCCGTGCGAATCCACATCTAACGGCCTGCACCGTCGAAATAGCTAAAGCCGCCTCAGATGCAGCCGGAAGCGGTACTGGGGGCGCGTAA